A DNA window from Pogona vitticeps strain Pit_001003342236 chromosome 2, PviZW2.1, whole genome shotgun sequence contains the following coding sequences:
- the LOC140703752 gene encoding uncharacterized protein LOC140703752 codes for MMKRRRIAQQHLGQPGQELITKEENREFKIQVDRNRHHVKELTQQRNHINACNLSRHHIAHEGKKLYLCLECGKSFNLSDTLRSHERTHTGEKPHKCMECGKSFSRSGHLRLHQRTHSGEKPHKCMECGKTFTVNWHLRLHQRTHTGEKPHKCMECGKSFIHSGALRLHQRTHTGEKPHKCMECGKGFTQIAGLKSHERTHTGEKPHKCMECGKSFSRSDTLRLHQRTHTGEKPHKCMECGKTFTVNWHLRLHQRTHTGEKPHTCKECGKSFIHSGKLRLHQRTHTGEKPHKCMECGKSFSQSGKLRLHQRTHTGEKPHKCMECGKMFSSSGTLRLHQRTHTGEKPHKCMECGKSFSQSGKLRLHQRTHTGEKPHKCMECGKRFSSSGTLRLHQRTHTGEKPYICMECGKSFSQIGTLRLHQRTHTGEKPHTCMECGKSFSQSVGLKSHERTHTGEKPYKCMECGKSFIHSGKLRLHQRTHTGEKPHKCMECGKSFSQSGKLRLHQRTHTGEKPHKCMECGKRFSSSGTLRLHQRTHTGEKPHKCMECGKSFSQSGTLRLHQRTHTGEKPHKCMKCGKSFSQSVGLKSHERTHTGEKPHKCIECGKSFSSSGTLRLHQRTHTGEKP; via the coding sequence atgatgaagaggagaagaattgcgcagcaacatctggggcaacctgggcaggaactcataaccaaagaagaaaacagagaattcaAAATCCAAGTGGACAGGAATAGACATCATGTAAAAGAACTCACGCAgcagagaaaccacataaatgcatgtaaTCTCAGTAGACATCATATAGCTCATGAAGGGAAGAAACTGTATCTatgtttggaatgtggaaagagcttcaatctgAGTGATAcacttaggtcacatgaaagaactcacactggggagaaaccacataaatgcatggaatgtggaaagagctttagtcggagtggtcatcttaggttacatcaaaggactcacagtggggagaaaccacataaatgcatggaatgtggaaaaacctTCACTGTAAATTggcaccttaggttacatcaaaggactcacactggggagaaaccacataaatgcatggaatgtggaaagagcttcattcacAGTGGTgcacttaggttacatcaaaggactcacactggggagaaaccacataaatgcatggaatgtggaaagggctttacTCAGATTGCTGGCCTgaagtcacatgaaagaactcacactggggagaaaccacataaatgcatggaatgtggaaagagctttagtagaaGTGatacccttaggttacatcaaaggactcacactggggagaaaccacataaatgcatggaatgtggaaagaccttcactGTAAATTggcaccttaggttacatcaaagaactcacactggggagaaaccacatacatgcaaggaatgtggaaagagcttcattcacAGTGgtaaacttaggttacatcaaaggactcacactggggagaaaccacataaatgcatggaatgtggaaagagcttcagtcagagtggtaaacttaggttacatcaaaggactcacactggggagaaaccacataaatgcatggaatgtggaaagatgtTTAGTAGCAGTGGTacacttaggttacatcaaaggactcacactggggagaaaccacataaatgcatggaatgtggaaagagcttcagtcagagtggtaaacttaggttacatcaaaggactcacactggggagaaaccacataaatgcatggaatgtggaaagaggtttagtAGCAGTggtacccttaggttacatcaaaggactcacactggggagaaaccttatatatgcatggaatgtggaaagagcttcagtcagattggtacccttaggttacatcaaaggactcacactggggagaaaccacatacatgcatggaatgtggaaagagctttagtcagagtgttGGCCTgaagtcacatgaaagaactcacactggggagaaaccatataaatgcatggaatgtggaaagagcttcattcacAGTGgtaaacttaggttacatcaaaggactcacactggggagaaaccacataaatgcatggaatgtggaaagagcttcagtcagagtggtaaacttaggttacatcaaaggactcacactggggagaaaccacataaatgcatggaatgtggaaagaggtttagtAGCAGTggtacccttaggttacatcaaagaactcacactggggagaaaccacataaatgcatggaatgtggaaagagcttcagtcagagtggtacccttaggttacatcaaaggactcacactggggagaaaccacataaatgcatgaaatgtggaaagagctttagtcagagtgttGGCCTgaagtcacatgaaagaactcacactggggagaaaccacataaatgcatagaatgtggaaagagctttagtagcagtggtacccttaggttacatcaaagaactcacactggggagaaaccatag